The genomic interval TGTAAACTCTGTACTTTTCAATGCTCATTTCTCTAAACTTTGTGTGCTCAGGAGCAATAATATCAAGTGACTTCAAAGTACGACTGCTCCCAACAATCTGCAATGGCTTGTATTTCAACTCAGTAATCAGCATAGCTCACCAGAcctgttattttatttcaaggTCTGTGATCCTCTTTTCATGTATTGAGCTACAGTCTCAGCTCAGTGCAAATGAAGAAGGGGGGCAGAAGcccaaagcagagaaatatgTGGAAGCTGGGAGGTCTGTATGTTCATCTTTCCAGACACATCTGTGGACAGACTTTTTGTTAAGGactaatggttttaaactaaaggaAGATAGATTTAGACTAGGGAGAAAGTTTTTACAGTGGGGGTGATGAAACATTGGAACCTCTTGCTCAGAGAGGTGATAAACATCCCATCCCTTGAAACATTCCAAGTAAGGTTGGacctctgagcaacctgatctaattgaagatgtccctgcccattgcaGATGAGGTTGGACTAGCTGATCTTTAAGAGTCCTTTCCAAGTccagaccattctatgattctacataGAGACACAGAGaccatttttaaagtaaaccTAGAAAATATGTTTCCTGTAAGCAGTCAATAATAAGGTTTGATGGCATGGTTTGCTTCTCTCACACCCACTTACTTGCTTCCCTCCTTCTGCTATATCTTGTCTGAAACCAAGACTGCAGTTTCTTTGGAAAAGGATCTGTCTCTGCTAATCAAGCTGACTCTGATTTGGCTGGCTATgtgctgctttaaaataaacagcaataaTTAATAGGTCATTCATTTTGTGTGTTAGTGGTGTTCATTACAGTAAATGTACTTGCCTTCCCTCTCCATTTCAGGCATCAAATGATATCCCTACAAAGTGCTTATTCAGACTGGTAGATCTCTTACATGTGATACAGCCTTCATTCTTGGTATTGGGTTTCAGAAACAAGGTCAAGACTAAAATCAGGACTACTTGACTCATCTTTGATTTACTACAGGTGAGTGTAATGTCAATGAAGCTTCAGCTCCAGCCTTACTCTACTACCAGAAACCTTCCCTTCAAACTGTGAGGAGCTTTTGCCAATGTGCAAGTCAGCATAAGGCAGTGCCCACTGCTGAAAGAATGAGTTCACCTTTCCAAGTGCCTTCCATTTCTCATTATTGCCACCATACCTTGTCAGTGGTGGAACTATTTGTGTGACTGTACATTGAGCCACATCAGGGACTCACCTAAATTAAAGCTCatcagttttttttctgatttggtTCACTATTTGGTTCCACAAACTCTTGCATAGGCACAAAAAGAAGTTTCATACAGGGTCAGAAAAATGTGGACAAAGGCGGCAACCAGGCAGGAAGTAGTAGTAGTAGTGCTCGATTATGCTTGTTTAAAGGGTACCTGAAACTAGGGCCTGATTCTACTCTGATTATGTCTCCTGGACAAAActccctttgctttctgtatttcttgtgTCTGAGAGAGGCCTGGCAGCATTGGTCCTTGATGGTTGCTTTGGGAAGCATATAGGGTGTTGAATAAATAGAACGATGTAGGGCTTCCTATACATAGACTTATCTTAAATAGTTAATAATGCTGTTAggtttttcattaaataatgGCTATCTATATCTGCTTCATCTTAGGATGAGAGAAAGATTAGATTTGGCTTGACTTTTGAAGATAGAAGAcaatgatgtaaaaaaaaaaaacaaaacaaaaaacgcGAGGTGATGGTTGAAACTTTCACCTCTGTCCTGGTGGTGTTAGAAGGTGGACTTTTCTCATGTTgattgggttggtttttttttctgctgctatCTCTCTCTACCATTCTCTTGTAATTGGAAAGGAGATAAAATTTCAGCCCTTCTACCTGTGATTCTGAAACAGCTCTCCTAACCCTTGGCTTGGTGCCCAGCAAAACCCCAGAGTGAAATTTCCTGTCAAAGCCAAGCATTCTATGGCTCACTTACCTAGGTGAGGATATACAAGTTCAGAAGAGGATGGGAAGGGAGAAGCACCTGATCCAATGCAAACAGTGATTTCCTCTTGTACACTAATGTTTTAATAATGGTTTGATGGAGATTTGTGGAGATGTTTGAACTCGATGTGCAGAAACAAAACCTGAGCCCGTTGCAATTGTGTTTGTAACTGTTTAAATGTCAAACAAATACACCAAATCGCATCTCCACAATGTAGGAAAATGTGTGTTCATAGGAAGTCAATGCAGTTCCCACAAAGCCTTGAGATTACAGTGCCACCTGCAGCGTTCTCACCCCGGCCTTGTGGGATGGGGGCCTGCAGCTCAGTATGAGCTACTGCATCATATCTGACAGGGTACTGACAGGCCTTGAGCAAGCACTGCACAGTGCCCTGCCAGCATGTCCATCAGCAGCCTACAGCAAAAGGGCTTCTGTCtggttttaaagcttttcctAGCTGAGGATGAGTAGGCAAACTTTGCTTTACAATGTTAATTTCCTGGCTTCTTTCACTTTGCACTTCATAAAATACCCAACACCTGTATCAGTAGCATGATGTATGGCTTGTTGCAGCTTATTTCTGTAATgtgcttgctttttatttgcttggtGTGGCTAATGGGAGAACTTACGTAAAGCAATTTTGGGTTTATTGCTTACATCAGTCACTGGAGAAGCTATCAACAGATACTTGCATCACCCTCCCATCACATCTGCACTGATTAGTATAATGCAATGCAGCAATGTGATTCCCCAACCCCTTGCCCCCTCCTTACCCCCCCTTAAACTCTACTTCCCTATTTTAATTGCAGAGCGGGGTGAAATTCCTCACTCTGGACATGTGCCACTGCTTCTAAATGCCACTACCTTATCCCTGCAGTGACTGATCTGAGGAATTTACACTATGTTACTTCTACCTGAGGGAGCCTCTCATGCCTTCAGAAAGTGCAGGGACACTGCTGTTACGAGATGAACTGGAGAGGTCTGAGATGATACATCTTTCTACCTGCTTTGCCAGAGGGTAAATGACCCCACAAAATAACACAACAAAATCTCAAACCTGAtctatgcattttaaaaatcacactCGATTTAGAACATTCTTTTCATCTTAAAAGTTTTATTAGCTCTAAAAATAggttcttaaatatttttcaaggttaactaaaatatgaaaaacaattATATAATCAATGTTTCAAATAAACCACAGTTTGTTATAATTGAGACCCATTCAGTGGAATAACACTTATCATGAATAATAGCATAAAGGGAATTGTACAGCCTCAACAAATCCACAGACAGTATTTCTCTGATTTCCTTTCAAACTGAGCAGTTGCAGTCTATTATTCTGTTGTTCAACAGAATTCCTACCAGCAAGAACACTGTGAAAGAGCAGAATCTAGTCTTTAGGAGAGAAAGCCGCAAGgattttattagaaataaagAATTGGTCTATTGGTATACTACTTTTTATACTTTCTTATTGTTAAATGAAAACTTTCATAAATAGgcttatataaataataatctCAGAAGCTTTAAAAAGTTCACACTGTCAGTTGGACCTGACAAAACATTCTCTGGTCTCTCACTGCTTAAGCTGTTCCTGCAATTATTCTGGAATACAGGAATCATTAGTGTCTCTTATTGTAAGAGCAGATTTTTGGTAAGAGTTAAGCTGAAGAAGATTTGGCAGTTAATTGAAATGCATGTTACAGCTGTTgctggggttttgtgtgtgtgtgtggtttgtgggtttttgggtttttttgttttttccttaattgGAATAACTGAAAAGATTAAGCTGTAGTGCAGGTAGGGCTTGAGTCATCGTTCTATCTCTTGGCCTGACATGAACTATATTAAAAATGGTAGCTCAAGCTGATTCTATACTTTAACTACAGCCAAGCTCAGCCAAATACCAgctaacatgaaaaaaaatgaagttgaaaGCTGTGTACATACAGGCACTGCTAATTACTTTCAATGACTGTCAGAAGAATATTGATACTAAGAGATTCCTTAGTATGCCTTTAAACTAAGCATTCTTATCTATGCATAAGAAAAATCACTACCATGAGCAGTTATCgttaatctgtatttttatttacttcagttttggttggttttgttgttttggtgttgttttttttttaaaaattacttattacCCCTTTTAATTGCCAGAAAGAATTGCAGTGCCTTCCAAAAGTTGGTGCCCTGAGAGCTCCCAGTGTCACTTTCAGTAGTATTGACACCACCTCTCCTTTGCGGTGTTTAAATAATGAGCAGCTTTAGTCTCAGTGACTTTTTGCCTGTAAAGGAGCCGGCTGTGTTTGTAAATGACAGCCAGCATAACCCCCCCATTTAACTTTGCAATGCTGAGAAACTGTTAAGGAGGTAACTGATCTACCCTACGGAGCGCGTCCTAGCGTTTTAGTCGCAAAGATTAGCCAGAGTGGCCTATGCTACAGTGGGGATATCGTGGGGAACCCTAGGATTAAAGGCCCATCGAGAAAACCTTCGGAGGGAAGCGGGCGTCAGGATTTAAGGAACGAGCAAACCCAGACGCGAATGAAACACAAACACGCTGTGGGTTTCTCTTCCTTAGATAAAAGCACCGGTGCGCCGGCAGAAGGGCGGCCCGCGGATGACTAGTTAGAACAAGTTCAAACTCAAGAGCTAAGTTTAAAATGTTCCCTTCGTGTGACTGCCTTCTGCACCGGGAGCTTTCCCACCTGCCCGCACAGTCCCGCACCCCCTTCTGCCCCGGCAGCCTCGCTCCGCCCTCCCCGCTCCTACCGAGCCCGTACCCTGGCCGGTTCCGCTGCGAGTCCGGCCGGAGCCCGCCCTCTACCCCTGGCGCTGCGGGAGCGGGCGGGCGCTAGACGAGGGATTCGCAGACGGGCACCGAGTCCGAGTCCTGGCTGTGCATAGAGCTCAGCCCCGTGTCCGAGTCCTCGTCGTTGTCGGCGCGGTCCTTGCGCAGCGCCCGCGCCTGCTCCACCCAGCCGGCCGCGCTGCCCCCCGCCGCTGGCGGCCGCTCCCCGCCCCCTGCTCCGCGCGGCTCCGCCGGCGCCTCCGCCACGTCTAGGGTGCCCAGCGTCTCCAGCAGCCGCTGCAGCTCCCGCTCCTTGTCCTCCCATGCCCGCTGCGTGAAGTCCAGGTCGGTTTTGACGGCCTCCAGGTCCGTGCTCAGCTTGAGGCCGATGTagaggctggtgctcagctgGGTCTTCACCCGTTcatgctccagctgcagctcaccctctccgccgccgccgccgctcaGCTCCGTGGTGTCGCAGTCCGTGTCGGACAGCCCGGGCCCCGCCGCTAGCTCCAGCTCCTCCCGTCGCCGCTTCATCCAGCGCTCGTTGAGCTCCTCCTGGATCTCGGCGGCCAggtgctccagcagctcctcctgctgcgcccgctgctcctgcagctgcagcacctcctCGCACTTCCTGGCGTAGTCCTCCTCGGGACGGCCGGCGGCGGGCTGGCCCGCTCCGCCCGGCTCCCGGCCCGGCTCCGGCTCCCCGCCAGCGGCTCCCACCAAGTAGGTGTCCTGCACGTAGTTGACGCCGTGCCGCTTCATGCGGTCCAGGTGGATCTTGGCCTCGTACCTGTCGATCTCCCGGTCCAGCTCGCGCAGCCGCTGGATCTGTTGCCGGATGGTGTGGTCCTGCGAGAGCACCAGGTGCACCAGCGTCTCCATCCTCTCCGCCGCCGAGGCCTCCCGAGCCAGCGGCTGCTGTCGCTTCTTGTTGATCTTGGCCAGCTTGCGGAACGCTTTCCTCACCACCCGCCGCTGCCGCTCCTGCGTGAGCGCCAGGCTGGCGCGGGCCGCCCCCAGGCCGTGGCCGGGGCGCTCCTTGCTGAGCACCACCCGCGCTTCGGCGCTGCGCGGCCCCGCGCTGGGCAGTGAAGCCTCGCTGCGCACTAGCACGAAGCGCACGTTCTCCTGCTCGTCCCCCCACGCCACCCAGAGCCGCAGGATCTTCGTCTTGTTGGGCAGGATCCGCTCGAAGCCGCGCCACTTCTCCACGATGCAGTAGGACTGCGGCGGCCCCGACAGCATCCCGCCGCCGGGCTCGGGCAGCGCCGGCCGCTGCCGCCGGTGGTGGctgtcctccagcagcacccGCACTACGTCCGAGCAGGTGGTCCGCCGGGAGAGCCCGGAGATCAGCTTCTCCTCCTGGCAGATCCACACTGAGATCTTCCGCTCCTCAGGCTCCATCGGGGGCGGCTGCGGACGGGCGGCCGGTGCCACCGGCTCAGGGCTGGCCGGGCAGCCGCTCCATGGGGAGCGCTCAGGGGAGGCGCGGCGCCGCCGGCCCGTCCGGCTTCATCTGCACGGCCGGGATGCCTACCCACTCGCCGCACCCCGCCTGTGCGCTCCGCCGGCCGCTCCACCCCTTCCTGCCCGGTGAGGCGCGGCGGTCCGCCTGGAGGGGCCGGCCCGGTGCGGAGTCCCCCGCCGCTCCCGTCGCCCGCGCTCTGCTGGGCTCCGTCGCCTGCGCTTTGCTGGGTTTTCCTCTCCCACCACGTGGGCGCCCCCCGCGGCTCTCTGCGCGCAGAAATCCGTCGGCGCGGAAACTTTAAGTCAGGTCGCCGTCGTCTCCGCGTcttcctctctgccctgccTCTCCCGCGGAGGAGCGGAGTCGAGGGATCTTCCAAAGTGCCGAGGGACAAGAGCGAGTCCTGGAGCTTCAAAGTGAAAGCCAGAACTAGTGAGGAATTTCCAGTTTTAGTAAATCATCCGCCTGTAATTAGGAAATTCATGTTTGTAAAGCACTTCGCAGATGAAATATGCAAAGGACGTGAATGTCTAAGTGTTATTAAAATACCAGCTGAGCCAGATTTTAATGGGCGCTAGCTGTGTACTTTGAGAACAGGATTGCTCTCCGAGTACACATTAAAATAAGGAGATGTAAAAATGGTAACAGCGCAGGTTGTGGCACTGATTTTCATGGTGCATTTGCGGGTGCACAAATCTATGATTTTCTTTGTGGTTAGAAAGTATTAAATTGCATAGAGGGAGCAAACTCTCCAGAACCTGAAGGTTGATCTGACCCTTCTGGGGGATTTTTATAGCCAATAAATTTGGTATGCTGTGTGGAGAGGATTTTTGTATGAATAAGGTTCATCTTCCAGTCACTGGAACACGACAGAGTTATAGTACTGTACACTAACTACCGTAATTCTGCTGTTTGAAGTAGCAAAGTTGGGGCACACAAAATACCGAGTTAACTGTTCTGAAGCCTGGTGTCGTCCTGTCCTCCGAAGTACAGAAGCTCGGCGTAGGCAGCTGCTATGCTGGCTGTCCTGTATTTTCCTGAAATAGTGCTAGAGACGTCAGGAACCTTCCACTCTTGGCTGCCTAAGGCAGTTAATTACAGTGGTGGTTTCTTTCTTGCAGCCTCCTGCCCCTTGAGGAAGTGGGCTGAGAGACCACCAAATGTCAGCATTCCTGGAGCTGAAGATCACATGGATCATGTGCCTGCTTCTAACATCCTTTTCCTGTTAAATGATTCCAAACCAAGGTGGTCACTACATGTTGCACTAAGGGCATTCAAGACAGGTGCTGGTTAACAGGCTGAATTTGTTTCCTGACCCCAGACACCTTACATTAAAGTTGTGTATTCCTGTTCAACGGTAAAGCCTGTCACTGCTAATTTTCCTCTCGTGATGTGTGCTAGATCACTACACTTTCTGTGTACAGAGAGAAGCATTTACTGATGGAAGGTTATTCCTGAGGTGTGCAGTCTTTTTGTTCAGTGTGGCTATTACACATAAAGTCATCAGTCAcctcagggcagaggaaggtggACCCAGCAATGGCAGTCCCGTAAGAGAACAAAATAACCTTAACAAAGGAGATCGTAAAGACTTCAGAACAAACCTGACCGCTCATGCTGCCCCAGCATCGGATGTTGAAGAGGAATGGGATGTACAATTCCCAAGTACAGTGGGATGTACAAGCTTTGCTTCTGAAAGGCCCAAGATAAAAAAACTCCAGGAGAGTAGAAGAAAAACTTTGCTGCTCTCATCTGGCTGTCAGGATCTTAGAGAGACCGTTCcttgttttctgcagaattAGGTGCAGCAAAAGGGTTAACAAGGTGGTGAGAAATTGTCTGACTCCTTTACCAGTTCCTCGCCTTTGCCATTTAGTTTTGATCTCATTTTACACGTTTTTCCTATGGGAATGTCTGTACCTACTTTGTTCTGGCAAAGAACAATACAGGAAGAGCAGGGTGTGATGTGAAGAGACATCTTAATGCTTCCCACTGGTCAAGCTGCTCCAACTTGTCTGACTGCCTGTATCTATCCAGCATTCAGGACTGGATTTGTGCGATGAATTGGAAGGCAACCATTCCACCTTACCTTGACCGCATCTCTGTGTATGAAGAAGTGGCTTTGCCTCCACAGTAGAGCCCCGAAGGCAGCATTgccagaggagaaaaggaagatggtAGCAGTTTGGTTGGAGTAAGATTAAGATTAAGGAGTAGTAAGTAAGCAGTAAGATTAAGATGAAGGAGACAGCCATTTGACTTTGGTAAGCTAAGTCTATCAGATGAGTATGTATATAATTTGTGGCAAAAACCCTAGCATTAGAAAGGTGCATTGTTAGATCTCAAATTTAGCCCTCAGGAATTTTGTTTGGAGCTGTCTGCAGACTCAGCAAAGCACCACCAAAGCCTCAGACGTTTGAGTGCACATTAGCACCTACCTGAAGCAAATTTTGGGCCCTACCATGCTGAATCACGAGGCAACTGAACACAGGAAACTCTTTACCTTTCCTCTAAGGATCTCAAAGCATCCTACAAAGGAAGATAGTGTTATGCTCTCATTTTTGTAGATAAGAATGTTACGACATGAAGGAGTAAAGTGCCTTGGGTTATATAGCAAGGCAGCGGTAGTGTCACAAAGCAAATCAGGTTCCTTCAATCTAGTGCCACTAGTCACTGAACTTGACTGTCTAGtgctctgcctccttcctctctttccttcttttaattATTCCATTAGAAAGGGAGATGAGGAAATATGCATTAGTTCAACTACAGATGATGATAAAATGAAAGTGCAGACTCAGCAGACAGTACATCTCTGGTGAGGCAATGGGAGGCACTGGCATACAGACTACTTCAGGCATCAAATCTCTTTCAGCTGGCTATGTCTGCAAACTTGCAAGCCTCAACAGTGACATAAAGAGGCTATGTCTCTACAGTATCAAAGTGGAGGGAAGGACAGCTGTTCTTCTCTTCATTCCCTTCCCTATAGTGCAGTGATATATGAGGTCTTCTGTAATTTCCGAAGCAAAAATGCACAGTTTAAAGCTCTGTAATACAGAGGCTGTTTATATACTGCTCTGTCAAtgcagagctgtcagcagcctctgcttctgAACTTCATCCAGAACATCACTGCATGCCATGTATTTCTTGGATTTGTTTCATTAATTGCAAAAAATCAAAGTTAATCATACTCTTAACAGCTACATAACCTCCCAAAGGAGATTTATGAGTTTAACATATTAGGCTGTATTGAAAAGTTCAAGTCCTCCCAAGTAgcaaatagtttatttttaccTGCTGCAGAAGAATTACAAGTCTGAGTGTTGGGAAATCAGGTGTATTCTGGCATTTCACATGaagttttctcttccttcctttttgttgAGGTATGCAAGTAAATTACCAAGTCTTTTGTGAGGAGAACAGTATTTTGTATTATAGGGTTGGATATGAGAGgtctgtttctattttttttttttttttttttttttcagctcagctgCCATGCAGCCctggtatttttaataaataaagtgATGCAAGACATTATCTTGAATACTTTGACTCTaaaacataaatacataaaaatatttaaatagaaaatttaaatggaaatatttacattgaaaaaaatagaGGGATTCTGATTCAgggtattttttggttttttccacagTGAAGTTGCTTTTACGTCTTAGATCACGCTCAGGACAATTTACCTATTTTTCCTGAGGTTACAGTTCAAAAGAATACAGCCCAAGTGAGATGACTAAAGGCAGGCTGCAACTGGTAATCTATTGAGCCATCAGTGTCTGGAGAATTTATTCTTTGTTGCGATGCTGAACACTGATGCTGCTTTCCTTTATCTTCTTTCTGTGTTCCTATTAATCTTATTTTGTGAGATTTAGCTTGTGGTCCCTTATACTTGTTCCATTCTAACATTTCACTTCAACAAACACTGATGAAGTCTAGGACATAATATGGCTGTTAGGATTACAGACCTCTGCAGTCCTTGCTTACCTTTACAGATACATGAATAGGGGAAGGGGCTACTTGAGCTTGCAGGTCGCTTTCTcatggttggtttctttttttcttttgaacctGGTTTTTCCTGAAAGTATAAAGCTGAATAACCAAATCATGTTGTGAATAACCAAATCATCCCTAGTTAGCATGTATAGAATGAAGCACTTGAAAAACTACCTCTCCATTATCAGGAATATTCAGACTTTAGTCAAATCAGTTTGCAGACTGAGACtttaatttgaaagaaagttgtttggtttgtatCAGGTGGAGAGAAAGCTTCTTGCAGGTTTTCCGTTGAAGCCACTGGAAGAACTGGCACCTTTGATAGAGATGACTTGTAACACAAGTAATGaactcttaatttctttctgtatgCTGTAAACTCTGTGAACTCTTGGTCTGCTTCCTTCAGTTTCTTGCACCTGAGACTTACTGTCTTGGTTCTGAATGTCCCCTATGAGACCAGTAGAGTAGACATACACAATCTGGACTAATTCTTTGCTTCACAGTGCTGGTGATAACACTCACCTGCTGGTGTGATCCATTTGGGAAGACTGGTGTGGTCTGTTTGAATAATAAATTATACTACTTTGACTACTTTATCCaacttcttcttttttaaaatgcacacacccaaacaacaaacagatATGTCAGGAGGAAACTTTCTTCCAGTAAAGTCAGTGGGGCTGCATGGGTAAATCCCTctgcagtgctttgaaaatGCTGATACAGGCTACCATTAAAGAAAGTTATGATGATGTGTATTTGTTTTACAGTACAGACTGGAAGTCTTAATGTGCTAGATGCAATGTGGGTGCCTGGGAAGGGACTGTCCCTGCCCGGGAGGTTTAGTCAGTGCCATGCAGCAGGTTAGGGACACTGCTAAGTTCAGTACTAAGAATACTGATTTCCAGATTCTCTGTGCTCAGCTGAGTCTTTAACAACTtgtgttcatttgtttgttACGAGCCTATGATTCttaggctggaaaagaaacCCTCTCACTTTACATCTTATGTTTCAGGCTTTATGAGGGCTCATTCTTACTGAATGGTATCTGGGATAAATGAAGAAGGACAAAAATtattgaacagaactgaaaacttttcctttACAATGCACATGATAGATACACAAAGCTTTGGTTTGAAGTAAGTCAGTGGACATTGACTACTATGCTTTGGGGGGAAATATGGGAAAGATCAGACTCAGATAAAGGCTATAGCCTTCCTATAACCAAAAAATGTTAAATCTATTTGAAAATGGCTTAGTGCTACTCTAATAGCTTAAACTTTGCTTAAACACTCTGTCTTCATtgataaaaaaaggaatagagAATTAGGTATAGTGACATTCCTTTCCTTGGCAAATATGACAATTTTGATTATTTAGCACTTGTAGCTTCTTGCTTTTACATTAAACTGTTTTCTTATCGCTTGAGACGTGTCTGAGGCTCTCATGGTGATTGTTTCCTCACTTTTGATCATTAAGCTCAAAACACCTATACTAGACTGTTCATAATCTTCCTGAGATTtctcagaaatgcttttaaCTACTTTAGTGCCAAAATAttcttgcagatttttttccctactaaCTTACAAACATTCATCAGAATACACCTCCTCTTCTTTCTAAGTAAGAATGGCGAGCTCACTAACAGCGGTGATACATTTCTTGTATAGGTACTCAGTTCAGTTTCATGTGCATGGAAGGGCCTTGAGCTTTCTGGCCTTAATGGAGGTGATGATTAGCGAAAAGttcccttgtttttttctgtacaggGGAGAGGAGCTTTCTGTAGAGAAGCTGCACTCTGTCTGCTGAGACCAGTGACAAAAGTTTTGCTGAGAGCTCATCTTGGAGGGCTCAGAGTTGGAAACTTTAGTCAGGCATGAAGCAAGCATCTGTTTTCATGCTGACTGTGAATAATATGGTTCCTCAACACAACTTCTGTGAAGAAGGAGGCCCCAGATCAACCTTGGCATTGCGTTTTGGCAAGCGTGTCCATCTCATGTGCTCACAGGAATACTGTATATACTACATTTCTGTAAAGCAGTTCTTCCAGATACAAAGAGAGGGTTTGAATTTAATAGATTATTTGAGCTGGAGATCAGCTAGTGACATACATTCCTGTCTGTGACTATGAAGTGTATATTCTCATTCTACCATCCTACAAACACATCcattcagaaatttttaaacGTCAAAAGTTTTGTGTGCAAATGTAGTGGCTGTCTGTATATTGTGTGTGAATCTCTTTCGTGTTTAGATTTAGGGATATCCTTTTCTGCGATGAAATATATTGCAAGGAGCTTTCTAAAAGTGTCAGAAACCACCCTGAAGTGACAGTTGATAAAATCAAGATGTATTATTGCGGTAAGATGTTTGGACAGAttacagaatgtctttggttggaagagaccttaaagatcatcaagtccagcctttAATGGGACAACAGCACAACCTTAGAATGAGGACAAATTAATTCTCAGTGTTGGAATGAACAGaactttcagtattttcagtatTACCATGaaattgtttgatttttaagcCTCATTATGTCCCATTGTGATCTTTTTAACTCTTTAGAGAAAACATTCTCAAAGCCTTAGTTCTTACCTTTTGTATCATTACCCCAACGTAGTTGTATCTTTTACCCttttctaaacatttttcttttgtattctAGGTAGATCATCATAATACCAGCCtaacaaaacccaacccttcATGAGTAGTCCAAGTGAGTAAATTAAATTCATAGATGAATAAATCTTCATGCTTTACAAATTATTTCAACAAAACATAACACAAAAGTACTTAAAACCTAGATACAGACTGTGTATATTCATGTGGCCCCCAGTCCTACTCTGACATTAACAGTGGCAACTGGATTAGGTCCTGAGGCCAAAAGTCTctttagaaaggaaaattgtTTCAATAATTCAGTTCTTTCCCTTGAGCAGATGTGTCCTGAATGGGTTCCAtggacagaaaattaaattaggtGCAACTTAAGGTGGTGGAAAAATTTGAGTGGTAATATAAAATGTGAGACAGGATCCCAAGTTAAAGTCATGTGGAAAAAGCCCTGGAGTTTGGTGAGTGCAGCAGGAAAATAGGGTGTGTTATTCTTTGAAGCACTTTCCTGAGAGTCCCAGAAAGATGATGTGATCTAAGGATATGCTTAGTTTCTCTCAGGATGGCCCATCACAGATGTGAACAATTACGTTGTAGGAGACACCTGAATTGTTTAGCACTTGTTacattgctattaaaaaaagtgtttttcttaatcattttcttcagctttaatGAGACAGCATGATCCGTAGCTAACCTgtaagggaaataaaaaaaggaaaactgagggatatgaagaaaataagtCAGTTTCTAGCAGTTTCtagaattttgttttaaagggaGTGACAGCAAcagggttaaaaaaacaaaactgacacAGCACTGTGTCCTGGCAGAAATGAGGACTGTATCTAGAGCCTGCATGATGTGTAGTGGC from Heliangelus exortis chromosome 18, bHelExo1.hap1, whole genome shotgun sequence carries:
- the RASSF10 gene encoding ras association domain-containing protein 10, producing MEPEERKISVWICQEEKLISGLSRRTTCSDVVRVLLEDSHHRRQRPALPEPGGGMLSGPPQSYCIVEKWRGFERILPNKTKILRLWVAWGDEQENVRFVLVRSEASLPSAGPRSAEARVVLSKERPGHGLGAARASLALTQERQRRVVRKAFRKLAKINKKRQQPLAREASAAERMETLVHLVLSQDHTIRQQIQRLRELDREIDRYEAKIHLDRMKRHGVNYVQDTYLVGAAGGEPEPGREPGGAGQPAAGRPEEDYARKCEEVLQLQEQRAQQEELLEHLAAEIQEELNERWMKRRREELELAAGPGLSDTDCDTTELSGGGGGEGELQLEHERVKTQLSTSLYIGLKLSTDLEAVKTDLDFTQRAWEDKERELQRLLETLGTLDVAEAPAEPRGAGGGERPPAAGGSAAGWVEQARALRKDRADNDEDSDTGLSSMHSQDSDSVPVCESLV